In one Methylobacterium sp. SyP6R genomic region, the following are encoded:
- a CDS encoding dihydrolipoyl dehydrogenase, with protein sequence MRELACDVAIIGAGTAGIAAHAAATKAGARAVLIERGPGGTTCARVGCMPSKLLIEAGRAAHDARGTRSFGVTTGEVRVDGRAVMERVRALRDDFVASVFEGLDRISADLRVSGTARFTDPTTLLVDDHTRISAGAVVVATGSTPSLPPPLRPVADRVLTTDILFEIETLPDSLAVLGAGPVGLELAQAMARLGVQVTVLDPGDAVGGGRDPEIGTCAAALIGSEFTLHLGATVEKAEVVGDGIRLTWRRKSGETASDTFARVLAAAGRPPNLADLDLGAAGLALDEDGLPDFNPRTLQCGTAPIFIAGDANQEHPVLHEAQRQGWIAGGNAARFPQVEAPPPWPAFALVFTDPQIAAVGRAFDAQAARDWVIGEASFADQGRARAMDRAAGLIRVYAEPDGRLIGAAMIGPGVEHLAHLMAIAVQEGWDAATFLDRPFYHPTLEEGLQSAVKAVAERTGGTR encoded by the coding sequence ATGCGTGAACTGGCCTGCGACGTGGCGATCATCGGCGCCGGGACCGCCGGGATCGCCGCCCACGCCGCGGCCACCAAGGCCGGAGCCCGCGCCGTGCTGATCGAGCGCGGCCCCGGCGGCACCACCTGCGCCCGGGTCGGCTGCATGCCCTCGAAGCTACTGATCGAGGCCGGCCGCGCCGCCCACGACGCGCGCGGGACCCGATCCTTCGGTGTCACGACCGGCGAGGTCCGGGTCGACGGCCGGGCGGTGATGGAGCGCGTGCGCGCCTTGCGCGACGATTTCGTCGCCTCCGTCTTCGAGGGGCTCGACCGGATTTCCGCCGATCTGCGCGTCAGCGGCACCGCGCGCTTCACCGACCCGACGACCCTCCTCGTCGACGATCATACCCGGATCAGCGCCGGCGCGGTGGTCGTCGCCACCGGCTCGACCCCGAGCCTGCCGCCGCCCCTTCGCCCGGTCGCCGACCGGGTGCTCACCACCGACATCTTGTTCGAGATCGAGACCCTGCCCGACTCGCTCGCGGTGCTTGGCGCCGGCCCGGTCGGCCTCGAACTCGCGCAAGCGATGGCCCGCCTCGGCGTCCAGGTCACGGTGCTCGATCCGGGCGACGCCGTGGGCGGCGGCCGCGACCCGGAGATCGGGACTTGCGCCGCCGCGCTGATCGGGTCCGAATTCACCCTGCATCTCGGCGCCACCGTCGAGAAGGCCGAGGTGGTGGGCGACGGGATCCGGCTGACCTGGCGCCGCAAATCCGGCGAGACGGCGAGCGATACCTTCGCGCGCGTGCTCGCCGCCGCCGGCCGGCCGCCCAACCTCGCCGACCTCGATCTCGGTGCCGCGGGACTCGCCCTCGACGAGGACGGCCTGCCGGATTTCAACCCGCGCACGCTTCAATGCGGCACCGCCCCGATCTTCATCGCGGGCGATGCCAACCAGGAGCACCCGGTCCTGCACGAGGCCCAGCGCCAGGGCTGGATCGCCGGCGGCAACGCCGCTCGCTTCCCCCAGGTCGAGGCGCCGCCGCCCTGGCCGGCCTTCGCCCTGGTCTTCACCGATCCGCAGATCGCGGCGGTGGGCAGGGCCTTCGATGCGCAAGCCGCCCGCGACTGGGTCATCGGCGAGGCCTCTTTCGCCGATCAGGGCCGCGCCCGAGCGATGGACCGGGCCGCCGGCCTGATCCGGGTCTATGCCGAGCCGGACGGCCGGCTCATCGGCGCCGCGATGATCGGGCCGGGGGTCGAGCATCTCGCTCACCTCATGGCGATCGCCGTGCAGGAAGGCTGGGACGCCGCGACCTTTCTCGACCGGCCCTTCTATCACCCGACCCTGGAGGAAGGCTTGCAGAGCGCCGTCAAGGCGGTGGCCGAGCGCACCGGCGGTACACGGTGA
- the gmk gene encoding guanylate kinase, with the protein MVATMGSELLTTPVARRGLVLILSSPSGAGKTTLTRALAQRPEWGLELSVSVTTRARRPSEIDGQHYRFIDRDAFEHLRERDDLLEWAEVHGNYYGTPRSPVERALAAGRDMIFDIDYQGTRQVRGKLRDDVVTIFILPPSMAELRRRLERRAEDSAETIERRLLNARTEIERWSEYDYVLVNDDLDRSFKTLEAILAAEHLRRERQTGLAGFVSGLLAEGRDASGTSKT; encoded by the coding sequence ATGGTGGCGACGATGGGCTCCGAACTCCTGACCACACCGGTGGCGCGCCGGGGCCTGGTGCTGATCCTCTCCTCGCCCTCGGGGGCGGGCAAGACCACCCTGACCCGGGCCCTGGCCCAGCGGCCCGAATGGGGCCTCGAACTCTCGGTCTCGGTCACGACGAGGGCCCGCCGCCCGTCCGAGATCGACGGCCAGCATTACCGCTTCATCGACCGCGACGCCTTCGAGCATTTGCGCGAGCGCGACGACCTGCTCGAATGGGCCGAGGTGCACGGCAATTACTACGGCACGCCGCGGAGCCCGGTGGAGCGGGCGCTGGCCGCCGGCCGCGACATGATCTTCGACATCGACTACCAGGGCACCCGGCAGGTCCGGGGCAAGCTGCGCGACGACGTCGTCACCATCTTCATCCTGCCGCCGAGCATGGCCGAGCTGCGCCGCCGCCTGGAGCGCCGGGCCGAGGATTCCGCCGAGACGATCGAGCGCCGCCTGCTCAACGCCCGCACCGAGATCGAGCGCTGGTCGGAATACGATTACGTCCTGGTCAACGACGACCTCGACCGCTCGTTCAAGACCCTGGAGGCGATCCTCGCCGCCGAGCACCTGCGGCGCGAGCGCCAGACCGGCCTCGCCGGCTTCGTGAGCGGCCTCCTCGCCGAGGGCCGGGACGCATCGGGGACATCGAAAACCTGA
- a CDS encoding YicC/YloC family endoribonuclease — protein sequence MSIASMTGFARETGTTGPAHWAWELKSVNGRGLEVRVRVPTGLDAVGEEARALVQKRLGRGTCHLTLTLSRTESAPRVRINETLLASLAEAVTRVPMPLGITLPSVDGLLSLRGVVEVEEDAGDDEALRRDLAAAALRLVAALVEVRRAEGRALAEIVGGQLAAMADLVEAAEACPARQPEAVKARLAAQVASLMEVASFDPARLHQEAVLLAARADVREEIDRLRAHLSAARDLLATGGAVGRRLDFLAQELGREANTLCAKANDVSLSRIGLDLKAVVEQFREQVQNVE from the coding sequence ATGTCCATCGCCAGCATGACCGGCTTCGCCCGCGAGACCGGAACCACCGGACCCGCGCACTGGGCCTGGGAGCTCAAGAGCGTCAACGGCCGCGGGCTGGAGGTCCGGGTCCGGGTCCCGACCGGCCTCGATGCCGTCGGCGAGGAGGCCCGGGCCCTGGTGCAGAAGCGCCTCGGGCGCGGTACCTGCCACCTCACCCTGACCCTGTCGCGGACCGAATCCGCGCCGAGGGTGCGGATCAACGAGACCCTGCTCGCCTCCCTGGCCGAGGCGGTCACCCGGGTGCCGATGCCTCTCGGCATCACGCTCCCCTCCGTCGACGGGCTCCTGAGCCTGCGCGGCGTGGTCGAGGTTGAGGAGGATGCGGGCGACGACGAGGCCTTGCGGCGCGACCTCGCGGCGGCGGCCCTCCGGCTGGTCGCGGCGCTGGTCGAGGTCCGCCGCGCGGAAGGGCGGGCGCTCGCCGAGATCGTCGGCGGCCAGCTCGCCGCCATGGCCGACCTCGTCGAGGCGGCGGAGGCCTGTCCGGCCCGGCAGCCCGAGGCGGTCAAGGCCCGCCTCGCCGCGCAGGTCGCGAGCCTGATGGAGGTCGCCAGCTTCGATCCGGCCCGCCTGCACCAGGAGGCGGTCCTGCTCGCCGCCCGGGCCGACGTGCGGGAGGAGATCGACCGCCTGCGCGCGCATCTGTCCGCCGCGCGCGATCTCCTGGCGACGGGGGGCGCCGTCGGGCGCCGGCTCGACTTCCTGGCCCAGGAACTCGGCCGCGAGGCCAACACGCTCTGCGCCAAGGCCAACGACGTGTCGCTCTCCCGCATCGGCCTCGACCTCAAGGCGGTGGTCGAGCAGTTCCGCGAGCAGGTCCAGAACGTCGAGTAG
- the mltG gene encoding endolytic transglycosylase MltG — MFRRSKTQDPAPSAPEPVSQPNRLAPRSPSEAIKPTAAPPPPEKPVRERGGLLSAVSGFLTLFVILGLGAILGLVVLERQTNEAGPLQADKVVVVPRSSVGEMADLLQREGVIAHPMLFELTARFGRKAALKAGEYNFKAHASIDDVVDVLVQGRPVQHAITFPEGLTSEQIVARLNDNDILTGDINETPPEGSLLPDTYKFERGDSRQKILNLMRTKQREVLNQIWARRSPDVPVRTPQEMVTLASIVEKETGRADERPRVAGVFVNRLQKRMRLQSDPTIVYGLVGGRGTLGRGILRSEIDRVTPYNTYAIEGLPPGPIANPGRAALEAVANPSRTKELFFVADGTGGHVFAETLEAHNRNVARWRQVEKAKAASDPASTIGVDKVEPPPQADPSALPSALPSRTGLPGAPLAYDGGDANPGARSRAFDASEGTARDPLRNRTYDLNSPKTVPVLSQPKGTPGSRNP, encoded by the coding sequence ATGTTTCGCAGATCGAAGACGCAGGACCCGGCGCCGAGCGCGCCGGAGCCGGTCAGCCAGCCGAACCGGCTCGCCCCGCGCAGCCCGAGCGAGGCCATCAAGCCGACCGCCGCGCCGCCCCCGCCCGAGAAGCCGGTGCGCGAACGCGGCGGCCTGCTCTCCGCGGTGAGCGGCTTCCTCACCCTGTTCGTCATCCTCGGCCTCGGGGCCATCCTGGGCCTCGTCGTCCTGGAGCGCCAGACCAACGAGGCGGGCCCGCTTCAGGCCGACAAGGTGGTGGTCGTGCCCCGCTCCAGCGTCGGCGAGATGGCCGACCTCCTCCAGCGCGAGGGCGTGATCGCCCATCCGATGCTGTTCGAGCTGACCGCCCGCTTCGGCCGCAAGGCGGCGCTCAAGGCCGGCGAGTACAACTTCAAGGCCCATGCCAGCATCGACGACGTGGTCGACGTGCTGGTCCAGGGCCGGCCGGTGCAGCACGCCATCACCTTCCCCGAAGGCCTGACGAGCGAGCAGATCGTCGCCCGCCTCAACGACAACGACATCCTCACCGGCGACATCAACGAGACCCCGCCGGAGGGTTCGCTGCTGCCCGACACCTACAAGTTCGAGCGCGGCGATTCCCGCCAGAAGATCCTCAACCTGATGCGCACCAAGCAGCGCGAGGTGCTCAACCAGATCTGGGCCCGCCGCTCGCCCGACGTGCCGGTGCGCACGCCCCAGGAGATGGTCACCCTGGCCTCCATCGTCGAGAAGGAGACCGGCCGGGCCGACGAGCGCCCGCGGGTCGCCGGCGTGTTCGTCAACCGCCTTCAGAAGCGGATGCGGCTGCAATCCGATCCGACCATCGTCTACGGCCTCGTCGGCGGGCGCGGCACCCTCGGGCGCGGCATCCTGCGCTCCGAGATCGACCGGGTGACGCCCTACAACACCTACGCGATCGAGGGCCTGCCGCCGGGACCGATCGCCAATCCGGGCCGGGCGGCGCTCGAGGCGGTGGCGAACCCTTCGCGCACCAAGGAGCTGTTCTTCGTCGCCGACGGGACCGGCGGCCACGTCTTCGCCGAGACGCTGGAGGCGCATAACCGTAACGTCGCCCGCTGGCGCCAGGTCGAGAAGGCGAAGGCCGCTTCCGATCCGGCCTCGACGATCGGCGTCGACAAGGTCGAGCCGCCGCCGCAGGCCGATCCCTCGGCCCTGCCTTCGGCCCTGCCGTCGCGCACGGGGCTGCCCGGCGCGCCGCTCGCCTATGACGGCGGCGACGCGAATCCGGGCGCCCGCTCGCGTGCCTTCGACGCCTCGGAAGGGACCGCCCGCGACCCCCTGCGCAACAGGACCTACGACCTGAACTCGCCCAAGACCGTCCCGGTGCTGTCGCAGCCCAAGGGCACGCCCGGGTCGCGCAACCCCTGA
- the fabF gene encoding beta-ketoacyl-ACP synthase II, producing MRRVVVTGLGMVSPLGSSVDVTWSRLIEGQSGAARVEAFDVSDLACKIACSIPLGDGSDGTFNADRWMEAKEQRKVDPFIVYAMAAAGQALDDSDWHPASHEDQCATGVLIGSGIGGIGGIYDASVTLFEKGPRRISPFFIPGRIINLASGQVSIAHGLKGPNHSVVTACSTGAHAIGDAARLVALGDADVMLAGGAESPINRLSLAGFAACRALSTGFNDEPQRASRPYDRDRDGFVMGEGAGVVVLEEYEHAKARGAKIYAEVIGYGLSGDAYHITSPSPDGDGAFRCMSAAVKRAGITASEIDYINAHGTSTPLGDELELKAVERLLGNATDVAMSSTKSATGHLLGAAGAIEAIFSVLAIRDGVVPPTLNLDNPSVETAIDLVPHKAQKRKVDIALSNSFGFGGTNASLILRRV from the coding sequence ATGCGTCGAGTCGTCGTCACGGGCCTCGGAATGGTGTCGCCGCTGGGCAGCAGCGTCGACGTCACGTGGAGCCGCCTCATCGAGGGGCAAAGCGGTGCCGCCCGCGTCGAGGCCTTCGACGTCTCGGATCTGGCGTGCAAGATCGCCTGCTCGATCCCCCTCGGCGACGGCAGCGACGGCACCTTCAACGCCGATCGCTGGATGGAAGCCAAGGAGCAGCGCAAGGTCGACCCCTTCATCGTCTACGCGATGGCGGCGGCCGGCCAGGCGCTCGACGACTCCGACTGGCACCCGGCCTCGCACGAGGACCAGTGCGCCACCGGCGTCCTCATCGGCTCCGGCATCGGCGGCATCGGCGGCATCTACGATGCCTCGGTGACGCTGTTCGAGAAGGGGCCGCGGCGGATCTCGCCGTTCTTCATCCCGGGCCGGATCATCAACCTGGCTTCCGGCCAGGTCTCGATCGCCCATGGCCTGAAGGGTCCGAACCACTCGGTGGTGACGGCCTGCTCCACCGGCGCCCACGCGATCGGTGACGCCGCGCGCCTAGTCGCCCTCGGCGACGCCGACGTGATGCTGGCCGGCGGCGCCGAATCGCCGATCAACCGGCTCTCGCTCGCGGGCTTCGCCGCCTGCCGGGCGCTGTCCACCGGCTTCAACGACGAGCCGCAGCGCGCCTCCCGCCCCTACGACCGCGACCGCGACGGGTTCGTGATGGGCGAGGGCGCCGGCGTGGTGGTGCTCGAGGAATACGAGCACGCCAAGGCCCGCGGCGCTAAGATCTATGCCGAGGTGATCGGCTACGGCCTCTCGGGCGACGCCTACCACATCACCTCGCCCTCGCCGGACGGCGACGGGGCCTTCCGCTGCATGAGCGCGGCGGTGAAGCGCGCCGGCATCACGGCGTCCGAGATCGACTACATCAACGCTCACGGCACCTCGACGCCCCTCGGCGACGAGCTGGAGCTGAAGGCCGTCGAGCGCCTGCTCGGCAACGCCACCGACGTGGCGATGTCCTCGACCAAGTCCGCGACCGGCCACCTGCTCGGCGCCGCCGGCGCCATCGAGGCGATCTTCTCGGTTCTCGCCATCCGCGACGGGGTGGTGCCGCCGACCCTCAACCTCGACAACCCCTCGGTCGAGACCGCGATCGACCTCGTGCCGCACAAGGCGCAGAAGCGGAAGGTCGACATCGCCCTGTCGAACTCCTTCGGCTTCGGCGGCACCAACGCGTCGCTGATCCTGCGGCGGGTGTGA
- a CDS encoding acyl carrier protein: MSDIADRVKKIVVDHLGVEPEKVTPNANFIDDLGADSLDTVELVMAFEEEFNVEIPDDAAETIQTVGDAIKFLEKNAA; encoded by the coding sequence ATGAGCGATATCGCGGACCGGGTGAAGAAGATCGTCGTCGATCACCTGGGCGTCGAGCCCGAGAAGGTGACCCCGAACGCGAACTTCATCGACGATCTGGGCGCCGACAGCCTCGACACCGTCGAGCTGGTGATGGCGTTCGAGGAAGAGTTCAACGTCGAGATCCCGGACGACGCCGCCGAGACGATCCAGACGGTCGGCGACGCGATCAAGTTCCTCGAGAAGAACGCCGCCTGA
- the fabG gene encoding 3-oxoacyl-[acyl-carrier-protein] reductase, which yields MFDLSGRKALVTGATGGLGGAIARALHAQGAHVAVSGTRREALEALAGELGERVHVLEANLSDTAAVEALVPAAEAALGGLDVLVNNAGITRDNLFLRMKDEEWDSVIAVNLTAAFRLSRAAVKGMMKRRYGRIINVGSVVGATGNAGQGNYAAAKAGLVGLTKALAAEVASRKITVNCIAPGFITSPMTDVLNDKQREGILATVPMGRLGEGAEIAAAAVYLASDEAAYVTGHTLHVNGGMAMF from the coding sequence ATGTTCGACCTCAGCGGCCGCAAGGCCCTCGTCACCGGCGCCACCGGTGGCCTCGGCGGCGCCATCGCCCGGGCCCTTCATGCCCAGGGCGCGCACGTCGCGGTCTCCGGCACCCGTCGCGAGGCCCTGGAGGCGCTGGCGGGCGAACTCGGCGAGCGCGTCCACGTCCTGGAGGCCAACCTGTCCGACACCGCGGCGGTCGAGGCCCTGGTGCCGGCGGCGGAGGCGGCGCTCGGGGGGCTCGACGTGCTGGTCAACAATGCCGGCATCACCCGCGACAACCTCTTCCTGCGGATGAAGGACGAGGAGTGGGACAGCGTGATCGCCGTGAACCTGACGGCGGCGTTCCGGCTGTCGCGGGCGGCCGTCAAGGGCATGATGAAGCGCCGCTACGGCCGGATCATCAATGTCGGCTCGGTGGTGGGCGCGACCGGCAATGCCGGCCAGGGCAACTATGCGGCGGCCAAGGCCGGCCTCGTCGGCCTGACCAAGGCGCTCGCCGCCGAGGTGGCGAGCCGCAAGATCACCGTGAACTGCATCGCGCCGGGCTTCATCACCTCGCCGATGACCGACGTGCTGAACGACAAGCAGCGCGAGGGCATCCTCGCCACGGTGCCGATGGGGCGCCTCGGCGAGGGCGCCGAGATCGCCGCGGCGGCCGTGTATCTGGCCTCCGACGAGGCGGCCTACGTCACCGGGCACACCCTGCACGTCAACGGCGGCATGGCGATGTTCTAG
- the fabD gene encoding ACP S-malonyltransferase codes for MSRAFIFPGQGSQAVGMGSALAESHAAARAVFAEVDEALGQNLSRLMFEGPVEELTLTANAQPALMASSIAVLRVLEAERGLDLARDVAYVAGHSLGEYSALAAAGSLSLADTARLLRLRGEAMQKAVPVGSGAMAALLGLDVEAAAEVAAEAAQGDVCDVANDNGAGQVVVSGHRAAVERAVALAQGRGAKRAVMLNVSAPFHCSLMAPAAEAMRAALDAVTLRPAAVPVMANVLAYPISEPAAIRSALVEQVTGTVRWRECVAAMAAAGVDSFYEIGTGKVLSGLVKRIAAGSSATPVGTPAEVAAFTL; via the coding sequence GTGTCGCGCGCCTTCATCTTTCCGGGCCAGGGCAGCCAGGCCGTCGGCATGGGCTCCGCCCTCGCTGAAAGTCATGCCGCCGCCCGCGCCGTCTTCGCCGAGGTCGACGAGGCCCTGGGCCAGAACCTCTCGCGCCTGATGTTCGAAGGCCCGGTCGAGGAACTGACCCTCACCGCCAACGCCCAGCCGGCCCTGATGGCCTCCAGCATCGCGGTGCTGCGGGTGTTGGAGGCCGAGCGCGGCCTCGATCTCGCCCGGGACGTGGCCTACGTCGCCGGCCACTCGCTCGGTGAGTACAGCGCGCTCGCCGCCGCCGGCAGCCTGTCGCTGGCCGATACGGCGCGGCTGCTGCGCCTGCGCGGCGAAGCGATGCAGAAGGCGGTGCCGGTGGGCTCCGGCGCCATGGCGGCGTTGCTCGGCCTCGACGTCGAGGCGGCGGCCGAGGTCGCGGCGGAGGCGGCCCAGGGCGACGTCTGCGACGTCGCCAACGACAACGGCGCCGGGCAGGTCGTGGTGTCGGGCCACCGCGCGGCGGTCGAGCGGGCGGTCGCCCTGGCGCAAGGCCGCGGCGCCAAGCGCGCGGTGATGCTCAACGTCTCCGCGCCCTTCCATTGCAGCCTGATGGCGCCCGCCGCCGAGGCGATGCGCGCCGCGCTGGATGCCGTCACCTTGCGCCCCGCCGCCGTCCCGGTGATGGCGAACGTGCTGGCCTATCCCATCAGCGAGCCGGCGGCGATCCGCTCGGCCCTGGTCGAGCAGGTCACCGGCACCGTGCGCTGGCGCGAATGCGTCGCCGCGATGGCGGCGGCCGGCGTCGATTCCTTCTACGAGATCGGCACCGGCAAGGTGCTGTCGGGCCTCGTCAAGCGCATCGCGGCGGGGAGTTCGGCCACGCCGGTCGGCACCCCGGCCGAGGTCGCGGCCTTCACGCTCTGA
- the rpoZ gene encoding DNA-directed RNA polymerase subunit omega, which yields MARVTVEDCIDKVENRFELVLLAGHRARLLSSGAPLTIDRDRDKNPVVALREIADETITPDDLKEQLIHSLQKYVEVDEPEAETVPLLSSSPAAAAVAPQGSGDGDDIQFDKMSEEDLLRGLENLAPPTETEEEGD from the coding sequence ATGGCTCGCGTCACCGTTGAGGACTGCATCGACAAGGTCGAGAACCGCTTCGAGCTGGTGCTGCTCGCCGGCCACCGCGCCCGGCTGCTCTCCTCCGGCGCTCCCCTCACCATCGACCGCGACCGCGACAAGAACCCGGTCGTGGCCCTGCGCGAGATCGCCGACGAGACCATCACCCCGGACGACCTCAAGGAGCAGCTGATCCACTCGCTCCAGAAATACGTCGAGGTCGACGAGCCGGAGGCCGAGACGGTTCCGCTGCTCTCCAGCTCGCCCGCCGCCGCCGCAGTGGCGCCGCAGGGCTCGGGCGACGGCGACGACATCCAGTTCGACAAAATGAGCGAGGAGGACCTGCTGCGCGGCCTCGAGAACCTCGCGCCCCCGACCGAGACCGAGGAGGAAGGCGACTAA
- a CDS encoding RelA/SpoT family protein, which translates to MMRQYELVERVKAYNPGADEGLLNRAYVYAMRAHGTQKRASGDPFFAHPLEVAAILTDLRLDDATIVAAVLHDTVEDTAATLDEINRVFTPEIGRLVDGLTKIKRLDLVSKRAAQGENFRKLLLAIAVDVRVLLVKLADRLHNMRTLQHMPAEKRARIAQETLDIYAPLASRMGMQELREELEDLSFVNLKPDVYATIAKRLSDLSAKSERLVESIERDLIAKLANAGITATVKGRQKRPYSIWSKMERKSVAFEQLSDIFGFRVIVDEVDTCYRALGVVHTTWPMVPGRYKDYISTPKQNDYRSIHTTVIGPKSQRVELQIRTTEMDEIGEYGIAAHALYKDGAPHLATESGAYQWLRRTIELLAEGDSPEEFLEHTKLELFQDQVFCFTPKGRLIALPRGATPIDFAYAVHTDVGNTAVGAKINGRIAPLLTELQNGDEVEIARADGQIPPAAWESLVVTGKARAAIRRATRSAVRRQYAGLGRQILDRAFERAGKNFSDEKLRGALPRLARQSTEDVFAAVGRGEMFSGDVVKAVYPDYKDERRAAASQPAPGQPRPHVNGAGRLSLDKDQTVRLTWPGKAPGKEGAPDESAIPIRGLDRDVLVRFAPDGGAVPGDRIVGILTPGEGVTIYPIQSPALAAFDNEPDRWLDVRWDVDGASNQRFPARLALQSINEPGSFAQIAQVIADHDGNIDNISMKRRTQDFTDVTIDLAVWDLKHLNAIVSELRAKRVVSRVDRVNG; encoded by the coding sequence ATGATGCGCCAGTACGAGCTCGTCGAGCGGGTCAAGGCCTACAATCCCGGCGCCGACGAGGGGCTGCTGAACCGGGCCTACGTCTACGCGATGCGGGCGCACGGCACGCAGAAGCGCGCCTCGGGGGATCCGTTCTTCGCCCACCCGCTCGAGGTGGCGGCCATTCTCACCGACCTGCGGCTCGACGACGCCACCATCGTGGCGGCGGTGCTGCACGATACGGTGGAAGATACCGCCGCGACGCTGGACGAGATCAACCGGGTCTTCACCCCGGAGATCGGCCGGCTCGTCGACGGGCTCACCAAGATCAAGCGCCTCGATCTGGTCTCGAAGCGCGCCGCGCAGGGCGAGAACTTCCGCAAGCTCCTGCTCGCCATCGCGGTCGACGTGCGGGTGCTGCTGGTCAAGCTCGCCGACCGGCTGCACAACATGCGCACCCTGCAGCACATGCCGGCGGAGAAGCGCGCCCGCATCGCGCAGGAGACCCTCGACATCTACGCGCCGCTGGCGAGCCGCATGGGCATGCAGGAGCTGCGCGAGGAGCTGGAAGACCTCTCCTTCGTCAATCTGAAGCCCGACGTCTACGCGACGATCGCCAAGCGGCTGTCCGACCTCTCGGCCAAGTCCGAGCGGCTGGTCGAGAGCATCGAGCGCGACCTGATCGCCAAGCTGGCGAATGCCGGCATCACCGCCACCGTCAAGGGACGGCAGAAGCGCCCCTACTCGATCTGGAGCAAGATGGAGCGCAAGTCGGTCGCGTTCGAGCAGCTGTCCGACATCTTCGGCTTCCGGGTCATCGTCGACGAGGTCGATACCTGCTACCGGGCGCTCGGCGTGGTCCACACCACCTGGCCGATGGTGCCGGGACGCTACAAGGACTACATCTCGACGCCCAAGCAGAACGATTACCGGTCGATCCACACGACCGTGATCGGGCCGAAGAGCCAGCGCGTCGAACTCCAGATCCGCACCACCGAGATGGACGAGATCGGCGAGTACGGCATTGCCGCGCATGCCCTCTACAAGGACGGCGCACCGCATCTCGCCACCGAGAGCGGCGCCTATCAATGGCTGCGCCGCACCATCGAGCTGCTCGCCGAGGGCGACAGCCCCGAAGAGTTCCTGGAGCACACCAAGCTCGAACTGTTCCAGGACCAGGTCTTCTGCTTCACCCCGAAGGGCCGGCTGATCGCGCTCCCCCGGGGCGCGACGCCGATCGATTTCGCCTACGCGGTCCATACCGACGTCGGCAACACCGCGGTCGGCGCCAAGATCAACGGCCGCATCGCCCCGCTTCTCACCGAGTTGCAGAACGGCGACGAGGTCGAGATCGCCCGGGCCGACGGCCAGATCCCGCCGGCGGCGTGGGAATCCCTCGTCGTCACCGGCAAGGCCCGCGCCGCGATCCGGCGGGCGACCCGCTCGGCGGTGCGCCGCCAGTATGCGGGCCTCGGCCGCCAGATCCTGGACCGCGCCTTCGAGCGCGCCGGCAAGAACTTTTCCGACGAGAAGCTGCGCGGCGCCCTGCCGCGGCTCGCCCGCCAATCGACCGAGGACGTGTTCGCCGCGGTCGGACGGGGCGAGATGTTCTCCGGCGACGTCGTGAAGGCGGTCTATCCCGACTACAAGGACGAGCGCCGCGCGGCGGCGAGCCAGCCCGCTCCGGGCCAGCCCCGCCCGCACGTCAACGGCGCCGGACGCCTGTCCCTCGACAAGGACCAGACGGTGCGGCTGACCTGGCCGGGCAAGGCGCCGGGAAAGGAGGGCGCGCCGGACGAAAGCGCGATCCCGATCCGCGGCCTCGACCGCGACGTGCTGGTGCGCTTCGCGCCCGATGGCGGCGCGGTGCCGGGCGACCGGATCGTCGGCATCCTCACCCCCGGCGAAGGCGTGACGATCTATCCGATCCAGTCGCCGGCTTTGGCCGCCTTCGACAACGAGCCCGACCGCTGGCTCGACGTGCGCTGGGACGTGGACGGCGCCTCCAACCAGCGCTTCCCGGCCCGGCTCGCCCTCCAATCGATCAACGAACCCGGCAGCTTCGCCCAGATCGCCCAGGTGATCGCCGACCACGACGGCAACATCGACAACATCTCGATGAAGCGGCGGACCCAGGACTTCACCGACGTGACGATCGACCTCGCGGTCTGGGACCTGAAGCACCTCAACGCCATCGTGTCGGAGCTGAGGGCCAAGCGCGTGGTGAGCCGGGTCGACCGCGTGAACGGGTGA